One Coregonus clupeaformis isolate EN_2021a chromosome 36, ASM2061545v1, whole genome shotgun sequence genomic window, tgctcttactgagggaaggaggttgttggccaagatctcgcgatacatggccccatccatcctcccctcaatacggtgcagtcgtcctgtcccctttgcagaaaagcatccccaaagaaggatgtttccacctccatgcttcacggttgggatggtgctcttggggttgtactcatccttcttcctccaaacacggcgagtggagtttagaccaaaaagctctatttttgtctcatcagaccacatgaccttctcccattcctcctctggatcatccagatggtcattggcaaacttcagacgggcctggacatgcgctggcttgagcagggggaccttgtgtgcactgcaggattttaatccatgacagcgtagtgtgttactaatggttttctttgagactgtggtcccagctctcttcaggtcattgaccaggtcctgccgtgtagttctgggctgatccctcaccttcctcatgatcattgatgccccacgaggtgagatcttgcatggaaccccagaccgagggtgattgaccgtcatcttgaacttcttccattttctaataattgcgccaacagttgttgccttctcaccaagctgcttgcctattgtcctgtagcccatcccagccctgtgcaggtctacaattttatccctgatgtccgtacacagctctctggccttggccattgtggagaggttggagtctgtttgattgagtgtgtggacaggtgtcttttatacaggtaacgagttcaaacaggtgcagttaatacaggtaatgagtggagaacaggagggcttcttcaagaaaaactaacaggtctgtgagagctggaattcttactggttggtaggtgatcaaatacttatgtcatgcaataaaatgcaaattaattacttaaaaatcatacaatgtgattttctggatttttgttttagattccgtctctcacagttgaagtgtacctatgataaaaattacagacctctacatgctttgtaagtaggaaaacctgcaaaatcggcagtgtatcaaatacttgttctccccactgtatatgtgtttcCTTTTTCAGGGATGAATGTAAGAGCCAAGTTGACAAGTTCCCATATGCCAGCTACAAGAAGTTTGCAGCAGAAAAGGATGCCTGGGCATTCGTCAGAAGCGTAGCAACGTCGATAACTCCAGACGTAAAAGAGGGTAGATACAGTAGATGGCTATGTTCTTTCTCTATAGGTCACTCTACTTGTGAAATGGCAATACAATGGGTGCTGATGTTACTCGCTCTAGGAATGGGCAGCCCATCTAATCATTAGACAACTAGTGCACCGTTCGGGCACAGCATAATCAGACTTGCACTCAGACCACAATATTATATTTTAGGAGCCAGCTATGAGGCAACACTCCCTAGAAGAGCACCGGAGGCCATTGAGTATATACCCATTTGTCAGAAGCGGCACTATTGTCACATAGACGAGGAGGGGGTGTCCCCTGCCAAACGAGCCAAACCGAGTCAAGACAGCAGCTCATCTTCAAAAAGCTCTGATGGATTCACCTACATTGGTAATTACAGACATTCTCAATGTGTTGTTAATGTTGCAGATTAAAATGGttagtgtttatgtttttggGGTGAATAATCAGTGTTTTCTGTTCCTCCAGGTGATGCAGTGGTGGTGTACACAGATGGTTGCTGTTCAGGCAATGGGAAGGCCGGGGCCCGAGCTGGCATCGGAGTGTACTGGGGACGTGACCATCCTCTGTGAGTTGATTCAGGCCTGTAGTAAATTATACTTCAAGAGAGCTTGACACAATAGAGTCCAGAAGTTTTCATGTTGACTGTCTTTACTGTAGGAATGTAGCTGAACCACTGGATGGAAGACA contains:
- the LOC121552651 gene encoding ribonuclease H1 isoform X2, whose protein sequence is MFRLTGLYSIVRRAVCNGTEDMVKGKFFYAVRKGLKPGVYQTWDECKSQVDKFPYASYKKFAAEKDAWAFVRSVATSITPDVKEGASYEATLPRRAPEAIEYIPICQKRHYCHIDEEGVSPAKRAKPSQDSSSSSKSSDGFTYIGDAVVVYTDGCCSGNGKAGARAGIGVYWGRDHPLNVAEPLDGRQTNQRAELQAACKALEQAKEMNIKKLVLYTDSKFTINGVTSWVKNWKLNNWRLNSGGPVINKEDFEKLDVLNEELEVVWTRTAVPKLGVTTPCGVT